In one window of Alphaproteobacteria bacterium DNA:
- a CDS encoding protein-L-isoaspartate O-methyltransferase, with amino-acid sequence MTDYATARQNMIDCQLRPNNVNDAAVLKAIAQTPREMFVPAASRPMAYVDEDVPVGAGRALLEPMVFARMLELAEIGPGDIVLDIACATGYSTAVLARLANTVVALEDSAELADAANELMTDLAIGNAVVVTGALTAGRPSDAPFDVILIEGAVAAIPPALIDQLGEGGRLVAILRPDDGPGRMTLVVKSAGAISQTAAYDAATPRLEAFTPAAGFVF; translated from the coding sequence ATGACCGACTACGCCACCGCGCGCCAGAACATGATCGATTGCCAGCTGCGGCCGAACAACGTCAACGACGCCGCCGTGCTGAAGGCGATCGCGCAGACGCCGCGCGAGATGTTCGTGCCAGCGGCGAGCCGCCCGATGGCCTATGTCGACGAGGATGTACCGGTCGGCGCGGGCCGCGCGCTGCTGGAGCCCATGGTGTTCGCCCGCATGCTCGAGCTGGCGGAGATCGGCCCCGGCGACATCGTGCTCGATATCGCCTGCGCCACCGGCTATTCGACCGCCGTGCTGGCCCGGCTGGCCAACACCGTCGTCGCGCTGGAGGACAGCGCCGAGCTGGCCGATGCCGCCAACGAGCTGATGACCGACCTGGCCATCGGCAACGCGGTTGTGGTCACCGGTGCGCTGACGGCCGGCCGGCCGAGCGATGCGCCGTTCGACGTGATCCTGATCGAGGGCGCGGTGGCCGCGATTCCGCCGGCGTTGATCGATCAGCTCGGCGAGGGCGGGCGGCTTGTCGCCATCCTGCGGCCCGACGACGGCCCCGGACGGATGACGCTGGTGGTCAAATCCGCCGGCGCGATCTCGCAGACCGCGGCCTACGACGCCGCCACGCCGCGGTTGGAGGCGTTCACGCCGGCGGCCGGTTTCGTGTTCTGA
- a CDS encoding SapC family protein, with translation MSDTVQDQATAPASDGAPSGLPPLYGKPVLLDANKHGNLSLKENGGFGFARHANVMMLNAIEFAAAARHYPIVFAGGDNPAPVVILGMRAGHNLFVEADGSWRAGAYVPAYARRYPFIFAESQDKTKLGLCIDQDSDLVVNSDVRPLFRNGQRTQVLERALEFCTSFQREIERTRLFTAALKEHDLLRENRANIRMTSGEQLAITGFRVIDEQKFNALPDDVFLDWRKKGWLGLIYAQLLSTGSWAELIDQQAASAGAGAEVTDDAA, from the coding sequence ATGAGTGACACCGTACAGGACCAGGCCACCGCTCCGGCTTCCGACGGGGCGCCGAGCGGCCTGCCGCCGCTCTATGGCAAGCCGGTGCTACTGGACGCCAACAAGCACGGCAACCTGTCGCTGAAGGAGAATGGCGGCTTCGGCTTCGCCCGCCACGCCAATGTGATGATGCTGAACGCGATCGAATTCGCGGCGGCCGCGCGCCACTATCCCATCGTGTTCGCCGGCGGCGACAATCCGGCCCCGGTGGTGATCCTGGGCATGCGCGCCGGCCACAACCTGTTCGTCGAGGCCGACGGCAGCTGGCGCGCCGGCGCCTACGTGCCGGCCTATGCACGCCGCTATCCGTTCATTTTCGCCGAGAGCCAGGACAAGACCAAGCTCGGCCTGTGCATCGACCAGGACTCCGACCTGGTGGTCAACAGCGACGTGCGGCCGCTGTTCCGCAACGGCCAGCGCACCCAGGTGCTGGAGCGCGCGCTGGAGTTCTGCACCAGCTTCCAGCGCGAGATCGAGCGCACGCGGCTGTTCACCGCGGCGCTGAAGGAGCACGACCTCTTGCGCGAGAACCGGGCCAACATCCGCATGACCAGCGGCGAGCAGCTGGCGATCACCGGCTTCCGCGTGATCGACGAGCAGAAATTCAACGCCCTGCCCGACGACGTGTTCCTCGACTGGCGCAAGAAGGGCTGGCTCGGCCTGATCTATGCACAGCTGCTGTCGACCGGCAGCTGGGCGGAGTTGATCGACCAGCAGGCCGCGAGCGCCGGCGCCGGCGCGGAGGTGACCGACGATGCAGCTTGA
- a CDS encoding acetamidase/formamidase family protein, which yields MAQHHDIAPTAEAFTWGWLDPFRDPILRVRSGDTVGLTAWAACRERNLPPDRTTVDPRHLDAMSKLTPGPTSHMIVGPIHVEGAAPGDVLQVDILEASLADGWGYAAIYPLQGTLPGEFEEQQTFHTPIDRNRGVATLPWGKELTLEPFFGIHAVAPPPNWGRLSAMEPRKFGGNMDNKDLKPGTTLYLPVFNDGALFYAGDGHAVQGHGEVCVTAIETSMSGRFRLTVRKDLDYDYPFAESATTLISIGLDADLDEAARIAVRQMIAHVCRRTQLTRHQAYALCSLVGDLHVTQTVDGEKGCHMVLDKAHL from the coding sequence ATGGCACAGCATCACGACATCGCGCCGACGGCAGAAGCCTTCACCTGGGGCTGGCTCGACCCGTTCCGCGATCCGATCCTGCGGGTGCGGTCGGGCGACACGGTCGGGCTGACCGCCTGGGCGGCCTGCCGCGAGCGGAACCTGCCGCCGGACCGCACCACGGTCGACCCGCGGCACCTCGACGCGATGTCGAAGCTGACGCCGGGGCCGACCAGCCACATGATCGTCGGGCCGATCCACGTCGAAGGTGCGGCGCCGGGCGACGTGCTGCAGGTCGACATCCTGGAGGCCAGCCTGGCCGACGGGTGGGGCTATGCCGCGATCTATCCCCTGCAGGGCACGCTGCCCGGCGAGTTCGAGGAACAGCAGACCTTCCACACGCCGATCGACCGCAACCGCGGGGTGGCGACCCTGCCCTGGGGCAAGGAGCTGACGCTGGAGCCGTTCTTCGGCATCCACGCGGTGGCGCCGCCGCCGAACTGGGGCCGGCTGTCGGCGATGGAGCCGCGCAAGTTCGGCGGCAACATGGACAACAAGGACCTGAAGCCCGGCACCACCCTGTACCTGCCGGTGTTCAACGACGGCGCCCTGTTCTACGCCGGCGACGGTCACGCGGTGCAGGGTCACGGCGAGGTCTGCGTGACCGCGATCGAGACTTCGATGTCGGGCCGGTTCCGCCTGACGGTGCGCAAGGACCTGGATTACGACTATCCGTTCGCCGAGTCCGCGACGACGCTGATCAGCATCGGCCTGGACGCCGACCTCGACGAGGCGGCGCGGATCGCTGTGCGCCAGATGATCGCGCATGTCTGCCGGCGAACCCAGCTGACCCGTCACCAGGCCTATGCGCTGTGCTCGCTGGTCGGCGACCTGCACGTCACCCAGACGGTGGACGGCGAGAAAGGCTGCCACATGGTGCTGGACAAGGCGCACCTGTAG